A region of bacterium DNA encodes the following proteins:
- a CDS encoding cation-translocating P-type ATPase C-terminal domain-containing protein: MSVLAACVAVYLIARTGHTPDAARTLTFTTLVLAFLVIILVNRSWNRSLITMLRVPNTAFRWVTGGTLALLAAILYLPFAQRMFHFAPLHPKDLALSAGAGLLCVFWFEALKLYRRRDHVGDPAQSSRGE, from the coding sequence GGATGAGCGTCCTGGCGGCCTGCGTGGCGGTCTACCTGATCGCCAGAACCGGCCACACGCCGGACGCCGCCCGCACCCTCACCTTCACGACGCTCGTTTTGGCATTTCTCGTGATCATCCTCGTCAACCGCTCGTGGAACAGGTCGCTCATCACCATGCTCCGCGTCCCCAACACCGCGTTCCGCTGGGTGACCGGCGGTACGCTGGCGCTCCTGGCCGCGATCCTGTACCTCCCGTTCGCGCAACGGATGTTCCACTTCGCGCCGCTGCACCCGAAAGACCTGGCGCTCAGCGCCGGGGCGGGACTATTGTGCGTCTTCTGGTTCGAGGCGCTCAAGCTGTACAGGCGGCGGGATCACGTCGGCGATCCAGCTCAATCGTCCCGGGGGGAGTGA
- a CDS encoding magnesium transporter CorA family protein — protein MHTRYAIDQARGIRETADEAAQIHVFVAPDENEKAHILERYDLDPYDLDSALDTEEVARLETAGTNTFIVWKAPKNAQGQDPSQLGVYSVGIVLTENQVAFVMSDGAMQFSAREFRNSRNPADVLLGALLRTIHHYVEHLRVIKQISSDLERKITVSMENRYLLQMFALGESLVYYSDAIEGNGAVLTKLRNAATKLGMSEPHIELLDDIILENRQASRQAHIYSSVLSGLMDARGTIVNNNMNVLLKNLTLINIVFLPLNLIASIGGMSEWSMMTRRFDWRLSYGLFTAGIVLIGWVTWIVMTRMIARNDARASSRK, from the coding sequence ATGCACACTCGCTACGCCATCGACCAGGCGCGGGGGATCCGCGAAACCGCCGATGAGGCCGCCCAGATCCACGTCTTCGTGGCGCCGGACGAGAACGAGAAGGCGCACATCCTGGAGCGGTACGACCTCGATCCCTACGACCTGGACTCGGCGCTCGACACCGAGGAAGTCGCGCGCCTCGAGACGGCCGGCACCAACACCTTCATCGTGTGGAAGGCGCCCAAGAACGCCCAGGGCCAGGACCCCAGCCAGCTCGGCGTGTACTCGGTCGGCATCGTGCTGACGGAAAACCAGGTGGCGTTCGTGATGAGCGACGGCGCCATGCAGTTCTCCGCCAGGGAGTTCCGCAACTCCCGCAACCCCGCGGACGTGCTGCTGGGAGCCCTGCTGCGCACCATCCACCACTACGTCGAGCACCTGCGGGTCATCAAGCAGATCAGCAGCGACCTGGAACGGAAGATCACCGTCTCGATGGAGAACCGCTACCTGCTCCAGATGTTCGCCCTCGGCGAGAGCCTCGTCTACTACAGCGACGCCATCGAGGGCAACGGCGCCGTCCTCACCAAACTCCGCAACGCGGCCACCAAGCTGGGCATGTCCGAACCGCACATCGAACTGCTGGACGACATCATCCTCGAGAACAGGCAGGCGTCGCGGCAGGCCCACATCTACAGCTCGGTCCTCAGCGGCCTCATGGACGCCCGGGGCACGATCGTCAACAACAACATGAACGTCCTGCTCAAGAACCTCACCCTGATCAACATCGTGTTCTTGCCCCTCAACCTGATCGCCAGCATCGGCGGCATGTCGGAGTGGAGCATGATGACCCGGAGGTTCGACTGGCGCCTCTCGTACGGGCTGTTCACCGCGGGCATCGTGCTCATCGGGTGGGTCACCTGGATCGTCATGACGCGGATGATCGCCAGGAACGACGCCAGGGCGAGTTCGCGGAAGTAG